Genomic DNA from Desulfobulbaceae bacterium:
CCGGAGGCTGTGTTGTAGTCACGGTCCCTGCGCTTCAGTCGTTGTGGTCTGAATATGATGAGCAGAGCATGCACGTGAAGCGCTACGAGAGGGATATGTTACAGGAAGAATTGCGGGAGGCAGGATTTTTCGAATCCAGGGTTAACTATTTCATGTTTATCCCTGCCTTACTTCTATACGTGCAGCGTCGGCTGGTTTTGAATAAAAGATCGGCTCGGCTTGGAAAAGAGAGCCTGCGGATTTCGCCTCTACTCAACAGGATCATGGCAGGTGCCATGACGATTGAAGGCCGCGCCATGAAGGGGGGGACTCCATTGGGCAGCTCGATCATCGCCACGGGAACGAAACCATGAGGGCGGACACGTGGCGCAAATAACCAGCGGCTTTCGGAGAATCCTCTCGAGTTCATCCTCCTACCAGTTACTCCAAGATTTTTTGGGCGCCAGAAGGGCCTATCGCCAATTCGTCGACACCTCTATCCTTCCCTACCCCGGTCAGCGTATCCTGGATATTGGATGCGGTCCGGCCACTCTCTTTGAATATCTGCCCGTGACGGTGGAGTATGTGGGTATGGATATAAGCGAGGAATACATCACCACGGCCCGGCAGAGGTATGGCCGTCGGGCCGTTTTTCATTGTAGCGCTTTGGAGAAGATGTCCCCCAGGGCCTTCAGCAACTTCGACCTGGTCCTTGGAGTGGGGCTTTTGCATCATCTGGACCAGAAGCCGGCGGAACGCTTCTTTGCCCTCGCGGCTAGGGTCCTGAATTTCGGTGGGCGCTGCCTGACGGTGGATTCCTGCCTGGTGCCGGGCCAGCACCCCTTTGCTCGCCTGCTTATTGCATTAGATAGGGGCAAGAAACCAACGCACGGCTGAGGGCTACGCAGAACTTGCCCGGACAGTGTTTCCTGATGTGAACTACAGGATAACACATGACCTGTTGCGTCTACCCTACACGCATATTATTATGGAGAGCCGTCTGCGGCCCGGGGCGTAAAACGCAAGGAACTGCAGAAGTCGCGTCCTCGAATCCCAAGTGAGAAATCTATGTCCAATGAATCTATTACGAACGTCGAATTTTATCGTCACGCACTGGGAGAGGAAGAGCAGCAAGGCGTTTTGGAATGCTTGAAGGGACTCTTCCTAACCACCGGAGTGCAGGTAGCACAGTTTGAGTCCGGCTTTTCCAAGTACCTCGGGCTACCGCATTCCGTGGGACTCAAT
This window encodes:
- a CDS encoding class I SAM-dependent methyltransferase, whose product is MAQITSGFRRILSSSSSYQLLQDFLGARRAYRQFVDTSILPYPGQRILDIGCGPATLFEYLPVTVEYVGMDISEEYITTARQRYGRRAVFHCSALEKMSPRAFSNFDLVLGVGLLHHLDQKPAERFFALAARVLNFGGRCLTVDSCLVPGQHPFARLLIALDRGKKPTHG